From the Lathyrus oleraceus cultivar Zhongwan6 chromosome 3, CAAS_Psat_ZW6_1.0, whole genome shotgun sequence genome, the window TAGGTTTTATATACAAGTTTTGGCTTTATCAATAATTGTAACAGTAGATTATGCAATATCGTAGATGTAAAACGatttacaccgtcgattcatcatcatcacctatttgtattattttataaatttttaaaatttattttaatatccaacgtctaaAATTAACTCACATTATAAAATTCTTTTATATCATAAttgtattttaattaaatttttataatgttatttataaataaataaaagtaacAGTGAGCATCTCGCTCTTTTCCAAAATAAATCATGACCGCACACGTGTCCAATCGTTGGTTCCACCGTCGTCTAACAGTCATTGATAATCTCATTAGAATAAACTACCAAATTCAAACGAACAAAGACGCAAACCCATCCAGGTTCATTACTTCTATCTTTCTTTCTCTTTCCCATTCCCATTCCGATTCCTATTCCTCTAGTTGAAACTCCAAAGCGTGTACACAAGAgttttcttttcttcttctctATCTCTAAAACCTGCAAATGGAAGAAGAAAGAGGAAGTTACAACAACAAGAAGAGTTTGTTTTTACCAGGGAAGAAGAAAGAAGACGTTTATCATGTACTTTACAAGGTTCCTTTTGGTGATAGTCCTTATGTCAGAGCCAAACATGCTCAGGTACACTATTCCAACTTCTTACCctttttttcttccattttttGGATTTTACTATTTTTTCGTTTATTAATTTTTAGAGTTATTTACATTCTAgatttttgttgtttttgtttttatgagTTAATCTATTTCTATTGAAGGTTTCTGATTGTGACTTTTTGTGtgtttgattttaatttttaacTCGTTCCTCGATGCTTCATGCATGAATGAAAATTCTCTTATGGTGTTTAGATTTACTGTGTTTAGTTTAGTTAAGATCCTGTTTAATTTGTGCGAAAATGATGAGGAGAAATTTTTATTGTTGGAGTGAGACATTGTAGGAAAAGATAAAATGTTGACTAAAATTGATAATCTCTCCCTCTAAAAAAAAAGTCTTTTAAAATTGTTCCTCAAATCTAAAGAGTTTAAGATTAAGAAAAATAATGATTAAATACATAAAGTAGTAATTATATCTTAGTTTTAGCTGATTTATGTAAGTGATTTCTTATTctaaattcaaataattttgatCTCTATTCAAATTTTAACACTTAAAATTAACGAGGTAAATAAGATCATCGTAtaaaatttattatgaaaaatattaGTTAGATTTTCTATAAAAAAACGTTAGTGTGATCATAACGgtttgaatttaaaataaaagATTAATTTTGTGAATCAAATAAAATTGAGGTATTAAAACTGCGatttaatataatatttattaagTAATGATTAAATCTAATTAATTGCCTTGAAATAGGAAAGAAAAatttattttgaaataaatttctttgaataaaaatactcttatttttattttaggagaGAGAAAGAGAGGGAATACATTTTAAGAAATAAAAAATACTAATTATTTTGTCAATTTCATTATTTTGATAAATACAAAATAATTGTCTCTTTTATTCTAAATTAATATTAGTTTTAAGAAATGAAAATGGAAAATGTTTTCTCAAACCAAAGGTTATAAAATTTGGAATAGAATTATAACCGTTAGGGATATAAGTTTTATACGACATATATTTGATATCATTATTTTTGTATCTATGGCAAATTTGGTTGAAAGTGACATAAATGTAAAACATAAATAGTTTTCTATAAGTGACATATATAAGTGACTTGATTAATATATATTAAGTTATAAATTAATTAGTTTGGGGTAAATGTTTGTTCAATTCGATAATGGACTATGGCAAAATCGATGGGTTTCAAATAATGGACTATGGCAAAATGGGTGGGTTTCAAATTTTTCACAGAAAACATGTATGCATTGTAACGAAACGTAAATTTGAATATGTTCAAATTTTATTTTGTTCTTACAAAAAATTTAGATAAGATGAGTTCTAAGACTCAATAGAATTAGAGCAGATCTCGAGATTTTGAGTTTTTTTTTCAAGTGTGTGAACTAATTAGTTAATGTTTTCTGATATAAATTTAGATTTTGTTATTGTGGGTTTTAAATTGTGGTTGCAAGTATATAAGATTTTAAAATTTCTTCAACTTTATTGCAACCACAGTTCAACTACATCTCAATATAAAGGTTGACGACATAAGTGTGATGCAACTTGATTACAACCACAATTCAACTACATTTCAATATGATTTCTCGAATTTTAATTTACACTCTATACTCTTATTTTTCCTTCCCTTTAATTTCTATGTCTCTTGCCTATACTACCTCTCAAATATCCTAATATGGTTTGAGTGTGACATAATTTTTACCCTAATAACATTAATAATATGAATTATATAGCTGGTAGAAAAGGACCCGGAAGCCGCAATCGTATTATTTTGGAAAGCAATTAATGTCAGGGATAAAGTGGATAGTGCTTTAAAGGATATGGCTGTGGTGATGAAGCAGTTAGATAGATCCCAAGAAGCCATTGAAGCTATCTCTTCCTTTAGAGGCCTTTGCTCCAAACAGTCTCAAGAATCCCTTGATAATGTACTCATTGATCTTTACAAGGTACTACAAATCATACATTTATATATAAATATAGGAAAAATGTTGCCATCAGCTGTATATACTCATTTTAACCCAACTAATATTGGGTAGCATCTTTATACTTTTTATTTCATTAATATACTCTACATTAATTTAAATTTCTCGTGAATGATAGAAAAGTGGGAAAATAGATGAGCAAATAGATTTGCTAAAGAGGAAGCTGAAATTGATCTACCAAGGGGAAGCCTTCAATGGAAAACTCACAAAAACTGCACGATCTCATGGCAAGAAGTTTCAAGTTTCTATTAAACAAGAAACTTCAAGATTATTGGTATTTTATCTTAACTATACCTCACTTTTGATTACACACTATAATTGTGTACTTGGTATCAAGATTCTTTT encodes:
- the LOC127127698 gene encoding protein SULFUR DEFICIENCY-INDUCED 1; this translates as MEEERGSYNNKKSLFLPGKKKEDVYHVLYKVPFGDSPYVRAKHAQLVEKDPEAAIVLFWKAINVRDKVDSALKDMAVVMKQLDRSQEAIEAISSFRGLCSKQSQESLDNVLIDLYKKSGKIDEQIDLLKRKLKLIYQGEAFNGKLTKTARSHGKKFQVSIKQETSRLLGNLGWAYMQKMNYVMAEVVYRKAQMIDPDCNKACNLGLCLIRQARYEDAQLIVDDILKGEIPGSDDIKSRKRAEDLVIELKSLIPSSHTLDLLVLDDEFIKGIEQLMNEWGPLRSKRLPIFEEISSCRNQLAC